The proteins below come from a single Leptospiraceae bacterium genomic window:
- the carB gene encoding carbamoyl-phosphate synthase large subunit: MPQRKDISSVLIIGSGPIVIGQACEFDYSGTQAAKALKEKGLRTILVNSNPATIMTDPMLADATYIEPLTVSVLTKIIEKEKPDAVLPTVGGQTALNLAMNLVKEGILERYGVMLIGAQSDAIKKAEDRDLFKKVMLSIGMNVPKSGLATNMEEARKIKDQVGIPLIVRPAFTLAGTGGGHCPREEDFEEVAMKGLNASPISQILIEESVIGWKEYELEVMRDTADNVVIICSIENIDPMGVHTGDSITVAPQQTLSDKEYQSMRDMALKIIREIGVETGGSNIQFAVNPKTGDVIVIEMNPRVSRSSALASKATGFPIAKIAALLAIGYTLDEIKNDITRVTPASFEPSIDYVVTKIPRFAFEKFPGADNTLGVQMKAVGESMAIGRTFKESFQKALRSLENDRLGFGSDGNLKELIELHKVPSSEKRAFITKAIKIPTDKRIFNLKLAFNAGFTVDEIATITGMEPWFLRQMEDIHNVEAEFIEKGYSVIRKMKQFGFSNRQLAYLSSKTEIDSILDSETVVSKIKSKVNSILVNKEQEVEDYLIKEKIFPVYKRIDTCAGEFEAYTPYFYSSYDTEDESNVTDAKSVMILGGGPNRIGQGIEFDYCCCHASYALQDMGVESIMVNSNPETVSTDYDTSDRLYFEPLCLEDVMNIYRNEKPMGVIVQFGGQTPLKLANELEKRGVPILGTSPDSIDRAEDRKRFIEVLQKLNLKQPENGMASKREDARKIAKEITYPVLVRPSYVLGGRAMAIINDEVGLDKYMDEAEEISEDRPILIDSFLDSAVEVDVDALSDGETVFIAGIMEHIEEAGVHSGDSACMLPPQNISDKMLIEIKEATRKLALELKVKGLINIQFAIKEETLFILEVNPRASRTVPFVSKAIGIPIVKYATRIMLGEKLKDLISADEFSVNLVSVKEAVLPFNKFPGVDTILGPEMRSTGEVMGIAATAGEAYLKAQIMAGEETPKGGTIFVSINDKTKKELLPYIIKLSKMGYNLIATKGTHKLLSDNGVISSVINKLHEGFPNVVDYIKEKKINLIINTPLSRVTRDDAFAIRQAAIKYRVPCLTTAEAARALVDGLEEMGNKGFTIRSLQEIHKNNLNP, encoded by the coding sequence ATGCCACAACGTAAAGATATTTCCTCCGTATTAATCATAGGTTCCGGTCCGATTGTCATTGGACAGGCGTGCGAGTTCGACTACTCTGGAACTCAAGCAGCGAAAGCTTTAAAAGAAAAGGGTTTACGAACGATTCTAGTCAATTCTAACCCAGCGACGATTATGACTGATCCGATGCTAGCTGATGCGACTTACATAGAACCTCTCACGGTGTCAGTGCTTACAAAGATTATTGAGAAAGAAAAACCAGATGCAGTTCTTCCTACCGTAGGGGGGCAGACTGCTTTAAATTTAGCCATGAATTTGGTGAAAGAAGGAATTCTGGAAAGATACGGAGTGATGCTCATTGGAGCCCAATCCGATGCAATTAAAAAAGCGGAAGATCGCGACCTTTTCAAAAAGGTAATGCTTTCGATAGGAATGAATGTTCCAAAGTCAGGGCTTGCGACAAATATGGAAGAGGCTAGGAAAATAAAAGACCAAGTGGGGATACCACTGATTGTCCGCCCTGCGTTTACACTTGCTGGAACTGGAGGTGGCCACTGTCCAAGAGAAGAAGATTTTGAAGAAGTGGCAATGAAGGGGCTAAATGCTTCTCCCATCAGTCAAATTTTAATTGAAGAGTCTGTGATTGGTTGGAAAGAATATGAACTCGAAGTTATGCGAGATACGGCGGATAACGTTGTAATTATTTGTTCTATTGAAAATATCGACCCAATGGGAGTTCATACCGGAGATTCGATTACGGTTGCTCCTCAGCAAACATTATCTGATAAAGAATACCAATCCATGCGAGATATGGCATTAAAAATAATCCGTGAAATTGGAGTGGAGACAGGTGGGTCAAACATTCAGTTTGCGGTTAATCCGAAGACGGGGGATGTAATTGTAATTGAGATGAATCCGCGGGTATCTCGTTCTTCCGCACTTGCTTCTAAGGCGACGGGATTTCCGATTGCTAAAATCGCAGCTTTACTTGCGATTGGTTACACACTCGATGAAATAAAAAACGATATTACCCGCGTAACTCCTGCTAGTTTTGAACCATCGATTGATTATGTAGTTACAAAAATTCCACGTTTTGCATTTGAAAAATTTCCAGGCGCAGATAATACACTTGGAGTGCAAATGAAGGCTGTGGGAGAGTCCATGGCAATTGGTCGAACATTTAAAGAAAGTTTTCAAAAAGCACTACGTTCTCTTGAGAATGATCGGCTTGGTTTTGGCTCGGATGGGAATCTAAAAGAGCTAATCGAATTACACAAAGTTCCATCATCAGAAAAAAGAGCATTTATCACAAAAGCAATTAAAATTCCTACCGATAAACGAATCTTCAATTTGAAATTAGCGTTTAACGCTGGTTTTACAGTAGATGAAATTGCAACTATTACGGGAATGGAACCTTGGTTCTTGCGACAAATGGAAGATATCCACAACGTCGAAGCTGAGTTTATCGAAAAAGGTTATTCTGTTATCCGCAAAATGAAACAATTTGGATTTTCAAATCGTCAACTAGCCTATTTGTCTTCTAAAACCGAAATTGACTCCATTTTAGATTCCGAAACAGTAGTAAGCAAAATCAAATCAAAAGTCAATTCGATATTGGTAAATAAAGAACAAGAAGTGGAAGACTATTTAATCAAAGAAAAAATCTTTCCAGTTTACAAACGAATTGATACTTGTGCTGGTGAGTTTGAAGCTTATACTCCTTATTTTTATTCTTCTTATGATACAGAAGACGAATCAAATGTTACAGATGCAAAATCAGTGATGATTTTAGGTGGCGGACCAAACCGAATTGGGCAAGGAATTGAATTTGATTATTGCTGTTGTCATGCTTCGTATGCATTGCAGGATATGGGTGTGGAATCTATTATGGTCAATTCGAATCCTGAAACTGTATCCACTGATTATGATACCTCGGATAGACTTTATTTTGAACCACTCTGTCTTGAGGATGTAATGAACATTTACCGCAACGAAAAACCTATGGGTGTAATTGTTCAATTCGGCGGGCAAACACCTCTTAAACTTGCAAATGAATTAGAAAAACGAGGAGTTCCAATTCTCGGAACTAGCCCTGATTCTATTGATCGTGCGGAAGATAGAAAACGATTTATCGAAGTTCTACAAAAACTAAATCTCAAACAACCTGAAAACGGTATGGCTTCAAAACGAGAAGATGCTCGAAAAATTGCAAAAGAAATTACCTACCCAGTTCTAGTTCGCCCAAGTTATGTATTAGGTGGACGAGCTATGGCAATTATAAATGACGAAGTTGGCTTAGACAAATACATGGATGAAGCGGAAGAAATTTCAGAAGATAGACCAATTTTAATTGACTCCTTTTTAGACAGTGCGGTGGAAGTGGATGTAGATGCGTTATCCGACGGAGAAACAGTATTTATTGCAGGGATTATGGAACATATTGAAGAGGCCGGAGTTCACAGTGGGGATTCTGCCTGTATGCTTCCACCTCAAAACATTTCCGATAAAATGCTTATTGAAATAAAAGAGGCTACTCGTAAATTAGCGCTAGAACTAAAAGTAAAGGGACTAATCAATATTCAATTTGCAATCAAGGAAGAAACTCTATTTATCCTCGAAGTAAATCCAAGAGCATCTAGAACAGTTCCATTTGTATCTAAAGCGATAGGTATTCCAATCGTAAAATATGCAACTCGGATTATGTTAGGAGAAAAGCTAAAAGATTTAATTTCTGCCGATGAATTTTCTGTAAATCTAGTCAGTGTAAAAGAAGCTGTATTACCATTTAACAAGTTCCCCGGTGTTGACACAATCCTTGGACCGGAGATGAGATCAACTGGGGAAGTAATGGGAATTGCCGCAACTGCTGGCGAGGCTTATTTAAAAGCTCAGATTATGGCTGGCGAAGAAACTCCTAAGGGCGGAACGATTTTCGTTAGTATTAATGATAAAACAAAAAAAGAACTTTTACCTTATATCATTAAATTATCGAAAATGGGTTACAACCTCATAGCCACAAAAGGAACTCATAAACTTCTGTCGGATAACGGTGTTATATCCTCCGTAATCAACAAACTACATGAAGGTTTCCCGAACGTTGTGGATTATATTAAAGAAAAAAAGATTAATCTCATTATCAACACTCCACTCAGTCGGGTTACTCGTGATGATGCGTTTGCCATTAGACAAGCCGCAATTAAGTATCGCGTTCCTTGTTTAACGACTGCTGAGGCGGCACGTGCATTGGTCGACGGATTAGAAGAAATGGGAAATAAGGGTTTTACGATCAGGTCTTTGCAAGAAATACATAAAAATAACCTGAATCCATAA
- a CDS encoding DUF1564 family protein, protein MEENSVSTLLIPEYMHEDFRLKTKKFKGNTALYLHSLLRRFRTITHSGMIPEPEKLKTTYQERNLDLKKVSFKPRNEDWIELGELALVFGKSRCWMFVFLLKLDLVNMWHSLVEAGLKKIVPMVTNLELRAFQSLDRFSYDFARGYHVRV, encoded by the coding sequence ATGGAAGAAAATTCCGTTTCGACTCTTTTGATTCCGGAATATATGCATGAAGATTTTCGTTTGAAAACGAAAAAGTTTAAGGGTAATACTGCTCTCTACCTACATAGCCTGCTTCGGCGGTTTAGAACGATTACCCACTCGGGGATGATTCCTGAACCGGAAAAGTTGAAAACTACTTATCAGGAGCGTAATCTTGATTTGAAAAAGGTGAGCTTTAAACCCAGAAATGAGGACTGGATAGAATTAGGCGAACTTGCTCTCGTTTTTGGGAAATCTCGGTGTTGGATGTTTGTCTTTTTACTGAAGCTAGACCTCGTGAATATGTGGCACTCTCTCGTAGAAGCTGGGTTGAAGAAAATAGTTCCTATGGTCACTAACCTAGAACTAAGGGCTTTTCAAAGTCTAGATAGGTTTTCGTATGACTTTGCACGCGGGTATCACGTTAGAGTTTAG
- a CDS encoding NifU N-terminal domain-containing protein — translation MNVFKKILSLFKPAKSLPVNEKPLYFTEVAISNIKSHLENRPATVKSAFKVSLVYQKEKVLCQVGFDDYKMIRKTLFEYPVPLIISEKDELFLQGAYIDYHKEEAAYFYYPNVHLEVLDRSNESIFVFYLDRNVIAPDSPISNYSLDQKSFTNNSPLLIRTIFQSNLVESIYLEKNFISIEKITNIDKISFEEKMSEIILSYFETCGYMLYVTETKIEEKQFAK, via the coding sequence ATGAATGTATTTAAAAAAATTTTATCTCTATTTAAACCCGCCAAAAGTTTGCCGGTAAATGAAAAACCTTTGTATTTTACGGAGGTAGCAATTTCAAATATTAAATCTCATTTAGAAAATAGACCGGCTACTGTCAAATCAGCTTTTAAAGTGTCTTTAGTATACCAAAAAGAAAAAGTTTTATGCCAAGTAGGTTTCGATGATTATAAAATGATTCGAAAAACTTTATTCGAATATCCTGTTCCCTTAATTATTTCTGAGAAAGACGAGTTATTTTTGCAAGGGGCTTATATTGATTATCATAAAGAAGAAGCGGCTTATTTTTATTATCCGAATGTACATCTAGAAGTATTGGATAGGTCAAATGAGTCTATCTTCGTATTTTATTTAGATCGAAACGTAATCGCTCCCGATTCGCCTATTTCAAATTATTCCCTAGATCAAAAAAGTTTTACAAATAATTCTCCTTTACTCATACGAACAATTTTTCAGTCCAATCTAGTGGAGTCTATTTACTTAGAGAAAAATTTCATTTCGATAGAAAAGATTACAAATATAGATAAAATTTCCTTTGAAGAGAAAATGTCCGAGATAATCCTTTCTTATTTTGAAACCTGTGGTTACATGTTATATGTCACGGAAACAAAAATTGAGGAAAAACAGTTTGCAAAATAA
- a CDS encoding PAS domain-containing sensor histidine kinase, producing MNNAMPYTYGISVEEDKEDMKELILEITERNKILFVSENHYATLGYLPEELVDQQIECLTHPEEKNLREIFDLKKNTSRATNLCRFRHKDGNFLYFEQVIHFYQNETGENRIVIISNQISESETSKLSQLNFSNFNKYNIFAVTDPFGKISYANDSFCAICNYNLEELIGQDHRIVNSKYHTAEFFQSIYASFSKNEIWRGEIRNKSKNGTIYWLDTILVPVRDRENKLSHILGIRTDITERKQFEQSSILTTMFEYTPIMMTVLDTKFNFLYVNQAYADTGKLPVSYFVGKNHFALYPNEENQKIFQTVVDTGEPFFIKEKPFELPDQPERGVTYWDWSLVPKKDSNGKVQNLIFTLQEVSDKVKSQKAIQNIYNEIAQRQFVIDEHAIVAITDLAGTITYVNRRFCKISQYSKEELLGKNHRIINSGYHHEEFFTNMFKTLKKGKVWHGEIRNQAKDGSYYWVETTIAPMKNINGVIERYFAIRTDTTERKRIELELKKSERKYRDLHNNNPLMIFTLSKDAIILDVNPITFQELEYEPEEIIGNPVFKVFHPDEHGKVLQKFQDFLENPAKSPPWEFRKITKHGKVIWVSETVQFMLDQRNEPIIILVCENITERKWAEDVLNKYMRELENLNKAKTKFFSIIAHDLRNPFAGILGIAELLEIKLQNSNELSVSECLHYSKLIHTSAKSGFTLLENLMQWALTQSGNIQYNPRRLSIATQISQAISVVTSNAFNKNISIEYDKAENQFVYADEFLLNTVLRNLLTNAIKFTHKSGKIRVSTRIENNLLWVSISDTGIGIDPMNLEKIFRIDTRFSNTGTNNEKGTGLGLILCKEFVEKQGGTIWVESELGQGSTFTFTLPLVNLNL from the coding sequence TTGAACAATGCAATGCCGTATACTTATGGTATTTCTGTAGAGGAAGACAAAGAAGACATGAAAGAATTAATCCTAGAGATAACTGAGAGAAACAAGATTCTTTTTGTAAGTGAAAATCACTATGCCACTCTAGGTTATTTGCCAGAGGAACTAGTTGATCAACAAATAGAATGTCTAACGCATCCAGAAGAAAAAAATTTACGGGAAATTTTCGATCTCAAGAAAAATACAAGTAGAGCGACTAACCTCTGTAGGTTTCGACATAAAGATGGAAACTTTTTGTATTTTGAGCAAGTCATTCATTTTTATCAAAATGAAACCGGAGAAAACCGAATTGTAATCATTTCCAACCAAATCTCTGAGTCGGAAACTTCAAAACTATCTCAATTAAATTTTTCAAACTTTAATAAATACAATATATTTGCAGTTACAGATCCTTTCGGAAAAATTTCTTACGCAAACGATTCATTTTGCGCTATTTGTAATTATAATCTTGAAGAACTCATTGGGCAAGATCACAGAATTGTAAATTCGAAGTATCATACCGCTGAATTTTTTCAGAGTATATATGCCAGCTTTTCTAAAAATGAAATTTGGCGAGGAGAAATTCGTAACAAATCAAAGAACGGAACTATCTACTGGCTCGATACAATTTTAGTTCCTGTCCGAGATAGAGAAAATAAACTCAGTCATATTTTGGGAATTCGAACAGATATCACAGAAAGAAAACAATTTGAGCAGAGCAGCATTTTAACCACGATGTTCGAATATACTCCAATCATGATGACAGTGCTCGATACCAAATTTAATTTTTTGTATGTAAATCAGGCTTATGCGGATACTGGTAAATTGCCTGTATCTTATTTTGTAGGTAAAAACCATTTTGCGCTGTACCCAAATGAAGAAAATCAAAAGATATTTCAAACGGTAGTAGATACGGGAGAGCCTTTTTTTATAAAGGAGAAACCATTTGAACTTCCAGACCAGCCAGAAAGAGGAGTTACTTACTGGGATTGGAGTTTGGTTCCGAAGAAGGATTCTAACGGAAAAGTTCAGAATTTAATTTTTACCTTACAAGAAGTGAGTGATAAGGTAAAGTCCCAAAAGGCTATACAAAATATATACAATGAAATCGCACAAAGACAATTTGTAATTGACGAGCACGCCATTGTAGCAATCACAGATCTTGCAGGAACTATTACCTATGTGAATAGAAGGTTTTGCAAAATCAGTCAATATTCGAAAGAGGAATTACTCGGAAAAAATCATCGTATAATAAACTCAGGTTATCACCACGAAGAATTTTTTACAAATATGTTTAAGACTTTAAAAAAGGGAAAAGTCTGGCATGGGGAAATTCGAAACCAAGCTAAAGATGGAAGTTATTACTGGGTTGAAACAACCATAGCCCCTATGAAAAATATAAACGGTGTAATTGAAAGATATTTTGCCATTCGGACAGATACTACCGAGCGAAAGCGAATTGAATTGGAACTAAAAAAAAGCGAAAGAAAATACCGAGACTTGCACAATAATAATCCCCTCATGATATTTACTCTTTCTAAAGATGCAATTATCCTAGACGTAAATCCCATAACGTTTCAGGAACTTGAATACGAGCCGGAAGAGATTATCGGAAATCCTGTATTTAAAGTATTTCATCCAGACGAGCACGGGAAAGTGCTTCAAAAATTTCAGGATTTTTTAGAGAACCCAGCGAAATCTCCTCCGTGGGAATTTAGAAAGATAACTAAACATGGAAAAGTGATTTGGGTTTCGGAAACAGTACAATTCATGCTCGACCAACGAAATGAACCTATTATTATTTTAGTCTGTGAAAATATCACAGAGCGCAAATGGGCGGAAGATGTTTTAAATAAATACATGCGAGAATTGGAAAATCTAAATAAGGCAAAAACTAAATTCTTTAGCATAATAGCACATGATCTCCGTAATCCGTTTGCAGGTATTCTGGGTATTGCTGAGCTTCTAGAAATAAAGTTACAAAATAGTAATGAACTTAGTGTATCAGAATGTTTACATTACAGTAAATTAATTCATACCTCCGCCAAATCAGGATTTACCCTTCTCGAAAATCTTATGCAGTGGGCTTTGACACAAAGTGGAAATATTCAATACAATCCAAGAAGGCTCTCAATTGCAACTCAAATTTCACAGGCAATCTCAGTTGTCACATCAAATGCTTTTAATAAAAATATTTCTATTGAATACGACAAAGCAGAGAATCAATTTGTGTATGCGGATGAATTTTTGCTCAATACAGTTCTTCGAAACTTACTCACAAACGCAATCAAGTTTACGCATAAGAGCGGCAAAATTAGAGTATCCACTCGTATAGAGAACAACTTACTTTGGGTTTCCATTTCAGACACAGGAATCGGAATTGATCCGATGAATTTAGAAAAAATTTTTCGCATTGATACACGATTTAGTAATACTGGAACAAATAATGAAAAAGGTACAGGACTCGGTCTTATTCTTTGTAAAGAATTTGTCGAAAAACAAGGTGGAACTATCTGGGTAGAAAGTGAACTCGGACAAGGAAGTACGTTTACTTTCACTTTGCCGTTAGTTAACTTAAATTTATAA
- a CDS encoding helix-turn-helix transcriptional regulator has product MTSENIGQRIKRIRIEKGFTQEGLEEGDDGISYRTIQNIESGKSSPTLNTLYRIAKKLNVTVTELLGEK; this is encoded by the coding sequence ATGACATCCGAGAATATAGGGCAACGAATCAAAAGAATTCGAATTGAGAAAGGATTTACGCAAGAAGGCTTAGAAGAAGGAGACGATGGGATTTCTTACAGAACTATACAGAATATAGAATCAGGTAAATCAAGCCCCACTTTGAATACTTTGTATAGGATTGCAAAAAAACTAAACGTCACTGTGACCGAGCTTCTAGGGGAAAAGTAA
- a CDS encoding nitroreductase family protein: MELRESILRRKTTNKAFKDEPLLEEHIKEIIFAANRAPSHFNSQPWDFILVTDKGVRKEIGEIAGESMQELIAKGDFFKRYLQYFRFSKTEIEEKKSGIYIDKIPRILRPFISKIFGADGVKFLNFLRVPKILGKDAKKIVSDSPLLLGFMLRKEEYQPGEKSGIYSLISMGAALQNIWLTATSLGIGLQFVSTPMEIPENWNKILKILKVPDTHELMAVYRLGYINQDGKRNTIDWVSDERRSFEDLVSWNFYGGKKNGG, translated from the coding sequence ATGGAATTGAGAGAAAGTATACTTAGAAGAAAAACGACTAACAAGGCATTTAAGGACGAACCTTTACTAGAAGAACATATCAAAGAAATTATATTTGCTGCGAACCGTGCTCCGTCTCATTTTAATAGTCAACCTTGGGATTTTATTTTGGTGACTGATAAAGGTGTTCGTAAAGAAATCGGAGAGATTGCGGGAGAGTCAATGCAAGAACTTATAGCAAAGGGTGATTTTTTTAAACGTTATCTCCAATACTTTCGATTTTCAAAAACAGAAATTGAGGAAAAAAAATCCGGGATCTACATAGACAAAATCCCAAGAATACTTCGCCCCTTTATCTCAAAGATATTCGGTGCGGATGGAGTGAAATTTTTAAACTTCCTACGAGTTCCTAAAATACTCGGAAAAGATGCAAAAAAAATTGTATCCGATTCACCTTTACTTCTTGGATTCATGCTTAGGAAAGAGGAATACCAACCTGGAGAAAAGTCTGGAATTTATTCATTAATTTCCATGGGTGCTGCCCTACAAAATATTTGGCTAACAGCAACTTCTCTCGGAATTGGTTTGCAGTTTGTATCTACTCCTATGGAAATTCCTGAAAACTGGAATAAAATTTTAAAAATACTCAAAGTTCCGGATACACATGAGCTAATGGCTGTTTACCGCCTAGGTTACATTAACCAAGACGGTAAGCGAAATACAATAGACTGGGTGTCTGACGAAAGAAGAAGTTTTGAAGATTTAGTTAGTTGGAATTTCTACGGTGGCAAAAAAAATGGAGGATAA
- the lpxA gene encoding acyl-ACP--UDP-N-acetylglucosamine O-acyltransferase, giving the protein MKIHPTAIIDPKAELHESVEVGPYSIIEGDVQIGEGTWIESCVRIYSGTRIGKFNKFHHTAIIGGPPQDLGFKLETKTYTIIGDNNTFREGIIVHRATKEGGATKFGDRNYLMGQTHVAHDCVMGNDNIIVLNGQLAGHCHVGNKVFISGLVGVHQFCNVGDYSMLAGCSKIVKDVPPYVTIDGNPATVIGLNSVGLKRGGFNAEAREKIKHAYKVLYHSKMNTRNALAALKAENDPSPEVQNIIQFFEASDRGVTDHREI; this is encoded by the coding sequence ATGAAAATACACCCAACAGCCATTATTGACCCCAAAGCAGAGTTGCATGAGTCCGTAGAAGTCGGACCTTATTCTATTATCGAAGGCGATGTCCAAATCGGAGAAGGAACTTGGATCGAAAGTTGTGTCCGAATTTATTCAGGAACACGCATTGGAAAATTTAACAAATTTCATCATACCGCAATTATCGGTGGTCCTCCGCAAGATCTCGGTTTCAAACTCGAAACCAAAACCTACACAATCATAGGCGACAATAATACATTCCGAGAAGGAATTATTGTTCACCGCGCAACTAAAGAGGGCGGAGCTACAAAGTTTGGCGATCGAAATTACCTAATGGGGCAAACACACGTAGCCCACGACTGTGTGATGGGAAATGACAATATTATTGTTTTAAATGGTCAACTCGCCGGTCACTGCCATGTTGGAAATAAAGTTTTTATTTCTGGACTAGTTGGAGTTCATCAATTCTGCAATGTTGGCGATTACTCTATGTTAGCCGGATGTTCAAAAATAGTAAAAGATGTTCCACCTTATGTAACAATCGACGGAAATCCTGCAACTGTAATTGGACTAAATTCTGTTGGTCTAAAAAGAGGCGGCTTTAATGCAGAGGCTCGAGAGAAAATTAAACATGCCTATAAAGTTCTATATCATTCCAAAATGAACACTCGAAATGCGTTAGCTGCACTAAAAGCTGAAAATGATCCAAGTCCAGAAGTGCAAAATATCATTCAATTCTTTGAAGCTAGTGATCGCGGGGTCACTGACCATAGAGAAATATGA
- the galE gene encoding UDP-glucose 4-epimerase GalE — protein MRLVVTGGAGYIGSHIVCELNARTEHEVVVVDTMEKGSEVNLFPKNEFIQGDIADNTILKKIFSKKVDAVFHFAAWKGAGESMILPEKYSINNLNGTMKLLTAMSENNCKNIIFSSSAAVYGAPVYLPIDENHPLNQENYYGYTKYAIEENLKWYDKLKGIKFAALRYFNAAGYDTKGRVRGLEKTPANLLPIIMEAACGMRNGFEIFGEDYDTPDGTCIRDYIHVSDLALAHLLSLDYIVKNERSITINLGSENGYSVKEITSMAESVVGKSIPHKVGPRRPGDPAKLLASSAKARELLNWKPVFSDSKTLIESMWNVYPKG, from the coding sequence ATGAGATTAGTCGTCACCGGGGGAGCCGGTTATATTGGAAGTCATATTGTATGTGAGCTAAATGCTCGCACCGAACATGAAGTGGTAGTTGTAGACACAATGGAAAAAGGTTCAGAAGTAAATCTATTTCCTAAAAATGAATTCATTCAGGGAGATATTGCAGACAATACTATTTTAAAGAAAATATTTTCTAAAAAAGTAGACGCAGTATTTCATTTTGCCGCTTGGAAGGGAGCGGGTGAGTCTATGATACTCCCGGAAAAGTATTCGATTAATAACTTAAATGGTACAATGAAACTTCTCACTGCCATGTCAGAAAATAATTGTAAAAATATTATATTTTCTTCGTCTGCAGCTGTTTATGGCGCTCCCGTTTATCTTCCGATTGATGAGAATCATCCCTTAAACCAAGAGAACTACTACGGATACACCAAATATGCCATTGAAGAAAATCTAAAATGGTATGATAAACTAAAAGGAATTAAATTTGCCGCACTTCGTTATTTTAATGCCGCTGGTTATGATACAAAAGGACGAGTTAGAGGATTAGAAAAAACTCCTGCAAACCTTTTACCTATTATCATGGAAGCAGCTTGTGGAATGCGAAATGGATTTGAAATTTTTGGAGAAGACTACGATACTCCAGATGGAACTTGTATCAGGGATTATATCCATGTGAGTGACTTAGCGTTAGCTCATTTATTGAGTCTGGATTATATAGTGAAAAACGAAAGGTCAATCACGATTAACCTCGGTTCGGAAAATGGATACTCTGTTAAGGAAATTACTTCTATGGCGGAGTCTGTTGTCGGAAAATCAATCCCGCATAAAGTTGGACCACGCCGTCCAGGAGATCCAGCCAAATTACTCGCATCGTCTGCTAAGGCGCGCGAGTTACTCAACTGGAAACCTGTCTTCAGTGATTCAAAAACCTTAATCGAATCAATGTGGAATGTATATCCTAAGGGCTAA